In Zingiber officinale cultivar Zhangliang chromosome 8B, Zo_v1.1, whole genome shotgun sequence, a single genomic region encodes these proteins:
- the LOC122016046 gene encoding WEB family protein At1g75720-like, protein MGSNSQASAAARAEIDTSAPFRSVKEAILLFGEKVLAGEIYASRLNQFRATANRGEHEGARLSCVVTELEEARRKLAKANEERSTLKCCLASLQAELEITRLELAQLKAEDGHERRIKDIGEVEVEAESTNSRAVEFQKRRRVAYPPAVREEQALLQRQSSVMQEEEKKSKKWQQLFPLIAGLFAKKEHQ, encoded by the exons ATGGGCAGCAACAGTCAGGCCAGTGCCGCCGCCAGAGCGGAGATCGATACCAGCGCCCCATTTAGGTCGGTGAAGGAAGCCATCCTGCTCTTCGGCGAAAAGGTTTTGGCCGGCGAGATCTACGCAAGCCGCCTTAATCAG TTTCGCGCCACGGCGAACAGAGGCGAGCACGAAGGCGCGCGTCTGAGCTGCGTAGTGACGGAATTAGAAGAGGCCAGGCGTAAGTTAGCGAAGGCCAATGAAGAGCGTTCCACGTTGAAGTGTTGCCTCGCCTCGCTTCAAGCGGAGCTGGAGATCACGAGGTTAGAGCTCGCGCAACTCAAGGCGGAAGATGGGCACGAGAGGAGGATCAAGGACATTGGGGAAGTCGAGGTCGAGGCGGAGAGCACCAACAGCCGCGCCGTGGAGTTTCAGAAGAGGAGGCGGGTCGCGTATCCTCCGGCGGTTCGGGAGGAGCAAGCGCTGTTGCAGAGGCAAAGCTCGGTGAtgcaggaggaggagaagaagagcaagaagtggCAGCAGCTGTTTCCTCTCATTGCTGGACTCTTTGCGAAGAAGGAACACCAATGA